A genomic segment from Thermostichus lividus PCC 6715 encodes:
- a CDS encoding TIGR04376 family protein, whose protein sequence is MTFFKDLHSFLEQRLEDVIRANPQLELNLLLMELDDQERQTQDLYLKLQQEVHECEQQILNLVSEIRRWRDRIQTATAAHRPDLVKVAQQREAQLRQRGQELWTQRLNALNQLPATEQLLAKIRDRRQELQRRVPRASTPPPSPPPFTGSNSPSDPLEAEFHRLELQTALEELKRSMGL, encoded by the coding sequence ATGACTTTCTTTAAGGATTTGCACAGCTTTCTTGAGCAGCGTCTGGAGGACGTTATTCGTGCTAACCCGCAACTTGAACTCAACCTCCTGCTCATGGAGCTAGACGATCAAGAGCGACAAACCCAAGACCTTTACCTGAAGTTGCAGCAAGAGGTGCATGAATGCGAGCAGCAAATTCTCAATCTGGTTAGCGAGATTCGTCGCTGGCGCGATCGCATTCAAACCGCAACGGCAGCTCATCGGCCTGACTTAGTGAAGGTTGCTCAGCAGCGGGAAGCCCAACTACGGCAACGGGGGCAAGAGCTTTGGACCCAGCGCCTCAATGCCCTCAACCAACTGCCGGCGACTGAACAACTGCTCGCTAAGATTCGCGATCGCCGTCAGGAATTGCAGCGTCGGGTACCTCGTGCTAGCACACCGCCTCCCTCCCCGCCACCGTTTACTGGCTCCAACTCGCCGAGTGATCCCCTAGAGGCAGAATTCCATCGCTTAGAACTCCAAACAGCCCTTGAGGAATTGAAGCGTTCGATGGGACTCTAG